The Pandoraea apista genomic interval CGATGGACGTAGTTTCGCTCCTCGTTAATGACGCCATCACGATCAATGAAGGCAGCTCGCTTTTTCATAGCTTCAGGCATTCAGGTCGCAGAAGCGGCGGTAATCGTCAGGAATACCGATGTCGATGAACATTCCGTCGAGACTTGCGGCTGTCAACGCGCCTTTTTCGACAAGCTGTGGCATCAAGTCGGCTTCCAGTGAGAAGGCTTGGCCCGGAACGAAATTATTGAAGGCGTTCCGATGGATTCGGTAGAGGCCGCTATTGATGAGTCCTGCGCCTGGCAACCCCTTGGGGCTGAACCCGGTCACTTTGCCGGCGGAAAGTTCCAACCCGCCGTATCGTCCACGGTCGGGGACGTGTGTAGCTGCGAGGCGCATTAATTCTCCGTCGGCCAATTGCAGGTGATTCAGCATGGGCGTCAACGGCGCATCGGTCCAAGTGTCGCCGTTCGCAATCAGGACTTCGTCTTCACCGGTCTCGTTAAGCGCAAATAGCGCCGCGCCTCCCGTTCCCAACTGCTCCTTCTCGATGACGTACTCGATGTCATGCGCTATGCGGAACGCAGAAATGGCTTCGACGACCGCCTCAGCCATGTACCCAAGGGACAGGACGAAACGATCCACCCCGCGCTCTGCGAGGGAGTCGATCTGAAGCTCCAGAAATGGCCGTTGGTGAACCGGTGCGAGGCACTTGGGCAGATCCGGCACTGCGGAACGCAGTCGTGTTCCCAGGCCTCCGGCCAGGATCACGCAAGTCGTGGAAGAGGTCATTGCGGGCGAAGGTGGGAAAAGAGGGCGAGTTCGACCTGAGCGCAGAGCATGTGTCCGATGAGAATGTGACACTCCTGGATTCGGGGCGTGTGCGCGGACGGGACACGAAGAGCGTAGTCGACCATCTCGTCGAGTTCGCCGCCGCTGCCGCATAGCGCGACCGACTTCACTCCGAGCGAGGCGCAGACTTCAAAGGCGGACAGCACGTTCTTGGAGCGTCCGGAGGTGGTGATACCGACGAACACGTCACCATCGCGCGCTTGTGCCTCCAACTGACGGCGGAAAAGCTTGTCGTATCCGTAATCGTTCCCAATCGCGGTAATCATCGACGTGTCCGTCGACAGGGAGATAGACGGCAAGCCCGGGCGA includes:
- a CDS encoding sugar phosphate nucleotidyltransferase, whose translation is MPDLPKCLAPVHQRPFLELQIDSLAERGVDRFVLSLGYMAEAVVEAISAFRIAHDIEYVIEKEQLGTGGAALFALNETGEDEVLIANGDTWTDAPLTPMLNHLQLADGELMRLAATHVPDRGRYGGLELSAGKVTGFSPKGLPGAGLINSGLYRIHRNAFNNFVPGQAFSLEADLMPQLVEKGALTAASLDGMFIDIGIPDDYRRFCDLNA
- a CDS encoding SIS domain-containing protein, translated to MNFLKQGIADSIAVKQLLASDEKLLCQIVEVGDLMIDAFRKGNRVIFAGNGGSAADAQHLAAEFVSRFEFDRPGLPSISLSTDTSMITAIGNDYGYDKLFRRQLEAQARDGDVFVGITTSGRSKNVLSAFEVCASLGVKSVALCGSGGELDEMVDYALRVPSAHTPRIQECHILIGHMLCAQVELALFSHLRPQ